TGAAATTGACGATGCAATTGAGATTGAGATTCGACCTGATGATATTCGTATTGACACGTACCGGGCTTCGGGAGCCGGAGGCCAGCACGTCAATAAGACCGAATCGGCCGTTCGCATTACACACTTTCCATCGGGAATCGTCGTCTCTTGTCAAAATGAGAGGAGTCAACTCCAAAATAAAGAGACCTGTTTTAAAATGCTCAAATCTAAACTTTATGAAAAAGAGGTTTTAGAGCGAGAGGCATCGCTCAAGGAAATCGGTGGAGAAAAGAAAGAGATTGGATGGGGCTCTCAAATTCGTAGTTATGTGTTCCAGCCCTACACACTCGTTAAAGATAACCGCACTAAAGTTGAAACAGGGAATATTCAAGCGGTGATGGATGGGGAGATCGATCTCTTTGTAAAAGCTTATTTAAAGGAGTTTGGTTAATGGGCGATCGGTTAACGGATTCAAGTGATTACAATATTCGGTATACGCGTCTTCTAGATAAAAGTTCTCTTATCGGATGGATGTCACATCCGGAAGTGGTCAAATGGTTTCCTGTCGAGCAAGACAAGGAAAAAGATCTTTTTTTGCGCAATTGGATTGGGTTTTCAAAATTCGGATGTAGTTTAACTGCCACTTATCAACATAAACCCGTTGGAATCGCGACACTTTATCTCATGCCCTATAAGAAAGTCGCTCACCTCGCTATGTTTAATATTGTCGTGGAT
This Simkaniaceae bacterium DNA region includes the following protein-coding sequences:
- a CDS encoding GNAT family N-acetyltransferase yields the protein MGDRLTDSSDYNIRYTRLLDKSSLIGWMSHPEVVKWFPVEQDKEKDLFLRNWIGFSKFGCSLTATYQHKPVGIATLYLMPYKKVAHLAMFNIVVDPYLQGKGIGTSLVRNIAHLAKTQFKLYSIHAEIMEGCLLIPVLQKQGFNEVFRQEDYFKLNDEYYSRIVMEVVF